The following coding sequences lie in one Arachis ipaensis cultivar K30076 chromosome B05, Araip1.1, whole genome shotgun sequence genomic window:
- the LOC107643592 gene encoding uncharacterized endoplasmic reticulum membrane protein C16E8.02, translating to MGKIGLFNLEDQFAFYGAYHNNPVNIAIHEFFVWPIFFTALVILYFIPPFFNLPNLEFSLWQSHVVLVWNVGFIVALIYAAYYVILDPKAGSLGALLCALCWVVSSFVARPLGFSLAWKVVLVAQVVCWTAQFIGHGVFEKRAPALFDNLAQALVMAPFFVLLEALQTLFGYEPYPGFQASVQAKIEANIKEWKEKHHKLIMS from the exons ATGGGAAAGATTGGATTATTCAATCTTGAAGACCAGTTTGCTTTCTATGGAGCATACCATAACAACCCAGTTAACATAGCAATCCACGAGTTCTTTGTTTGGCCAATATTCTTCACAGCACTTGTCATTCTCTACTTCATCCCCCCCTTCTTCAATCTCCCAAACCTTGAGTTTTCTCTATGGCAGAGCCATGTGGTTTTGGTTTGGAATGTAGGCTTCATTGTTGCTCTGATCTACGCTGCTTATTATGTAATCTTGGATCCTAAAGCTGGTTCCTTGGGTGCTTTGCTTTGTGCTCTGTGTTGGGTTGTTAGCAGTTTTGTTGCAAGACCACTTGGCTTCTCTCTGGCTTGGAAG GTTGTCCTGGTGGCTCAGGTTGTATGTTGGACGGCGCAGTTCATTGGCCATGGAGTATTTGAG AAACGGGCACCTGCTCTTTTTGATAACCTCGCTCAGGCCCTTGTAATGGCTCCTTTCTTTGTGTTGCTGGAG GCTCTCCAAACTTTATTTGGTTATGAACCGTACCCTGGATTTCAAGCAAGTGTGCAAGCAAAAATAGAAGCTAACATCAAAGAATGGAAAGAAAAACATCATAAACTAATAATGTCTTAG
- the LOC110271992 gene encoding uncharacterized protein LOC110271992, with amino-acid sequence MSSTNMDVVAQDVAAEEQQQEPPVEATANFVPDESASIENSNKSSVNNVYWQYFSRFQEEKDWKAKCNHCKSVLGVNPRNGTTNLKNHVLHYYKRIKLANSRQSIIADSLSKHARNAADAFVFDPSYTRRCIAKAICMHEYPLSFVEHVRMKEVYASM; translated from the coding sequence ATGTCAAGTACCAACATGGATGTAGTGGCACAAGATGTGGCtgcagaagaacaacaacaagaaccTCCGGTGGAAGCAACTGCTAATTTTGTTCCAGATGAGTCTGCTTCGATTGAAAATAGCAACAAATCGAGTGTGAATAATGTTTATTGGCAATACTTTAGTCGATTTCAAGAGGAAAAAGACTGGAAGGCAAAATGCAATCATTGCAAATCTGTTCTTGGAGTCAATCCAAGAAATGGAACTACAAATTTGAAGAATCATGTGCTCCACTATTATAAAAGGATCAAATTAGCAAACTCTAGGCAATCAATAATTGCTGATTCATTGTCTAAACATGCAAGGAATGCTGCGGATGCTTTTGTATTTGATCCATCTTATACAAGAAGGTGTATTGCCAAGGCCATATGTATGCATGAGTACCCTTTATCTTTTGTGGAACATGTTAGAATGAAGGAAGTATATGCATCAATGTAA